A region of Haliotis asinina isolate JCU_RB_2024 chromosome 7, JCU_Hal_asi_v2, whole genome shotgun sequence DNA encodes the following proteins:
- the LOC137291922 gene encoding uncharacterized protein, which translates to MIDDKKEHSQEDKLFKEKVQNSIAYRNGHFSLKLSFRKENVCLPKNQTQAFHRLQSLKEKLKRNQKFHEDYTEFMNNILTMGYAEKVPEDRIKREIGNEWYIPHHGIYHSRKPDKIRVVFDCSATYHGISLNSQLLSGPDLTSNLIGVLLRFRQENIAFMGDFESMFYQVQVPEEDIDYLRFLWWEDGDLQQEPTTYRMKVHLFGAVSSPSCSNAALRKTADVNKEFYDEEVRELIKKNFYVDDCLWSAAGEERAVTLIRQITSLCQRGGFRLTKWMSNSYAVLDSIPPEERAKGLKHLDLENSELPPERALGVFWEVEKDILGFKVNLRHHMDTKRGILATMSSVYDPIGLLSPFLLTTKSLLQTLCRQNVGWNDKIEGDVLRKWTQRKENLLHIEELHVMRSYKPRDFGPVRTCELHMFSDASDIGYGVVAYLRKPTTEMRFTVLWFFPNLE; encoded by the coding sequence ATGATTGACGACAAGAAAGAACATTCACAAGAAGATAAACTCTTCAAAGAGAAAGTACAGAATTCAATTGCATACAGAAATGGACATTTCTCTTTAAAATTATCCTTtagaaaagaaaatgtttgtttaccaaAGAACCAAACTCAAGCCTTTCACAGACTTCAAAGCCTGAAAGAGAAACTGAAAAGAAATCAGAAATTTCATGAAGACTATACTGAATTTATGAACAACATCCTGACAATGGGTTATGCAGAGAAAGTCCCTGAAGATAGGATCAAGAGAGAAATAGGAAATGAATGGTACATACCTCATCATGGTATTTATCATTCTAGAAAGCCCGACAAGATACGTGTGGTGTTCGATTGCTCAGCCACTTACCATGGAATCTCTTTAAATAGTCAACTCCTGTCAGGACCAGACTTGACCAGCAATCTCATAGGAGTTCTCTTGAGGTTCCGGCAAGAAAATATTGCCTTCATGGGTGATTTTGAATCCATGTTTTATCAGGTTCAGGTGCCCGAAGAAGACATAGACTATCTGCGATTCCTCTGGTGGGAAGATGGTGACCTACAACAAGAGCCGACTACATATCGAATGAAAGTTCACCTGTTTGGAGCAGTATCGTCACCAAGCTGTTCCAACGCAGCATTACGAAAGACAGCAGATGTTAACAAAGAGTTCTACGATGAAGAAGTAAGAGAATTGATAAAGAAGAATTTCTATGTAGATGACTGTCTGTGGTCGGCTGCCGGTGAAGAAAGAGCCGTAACTCTCATACGCCAAATTACAAGTCTCTGTCAGAGAGGAGGTTTTCGTTTGACCAAGTGGATGAGCAATAGCTACGCTGTATTAGACTCCATTCCACCTGAAGAGAGGGCAAAAGGTCTCAAACACTTGGATTTGGAAAATTCAGAACTTCCACCTGAGAGGGCGCTTGGAGTGTTCTGGGAAGTAGAAAAGGATATTCTGGGctttaaggttaaccttagacATCACATGGACACCAAGAGAGGAATCCTAGCAACCATGAGCTCAGTTTATGACCCGATTGGCTTGTTGTCACCTTTCTTACTTACAACAAAGTCACTGCTACAGACCCTTTGTCGTCAGAATGTAGGTTGGAATGACAAGATTGAGGGAGATGTATTACGAAAATGGACACAGAGGAAGGAAAATCTACTTCACATTGAGGAACTTCATGTCATGAGATCATACAAACCGAGAGACTTTGGTCCTGTGCGTACATGTGAGCTGCACATGTTCTCAGATGCAAGTGACATTGGATATGGTGTTGTAGCCTATCTCCGAAAACCAACAACAGAAATGAGATTCACTGTTCTTTGGTTTTTCCCAAATCTCGAGTAG